GAGAATTCTGCGTTCGAGTTTCTGGCCGATGACGCCGAAGATATCTACACCTTGGACGACGGAAAGCCGATAGACCATGAAACATAAGATCGTTTTGGTCCCGTTTCCTTTCGACGATCTTTCCTCGGCAAAAGTTCGCCCTGCCGTCTGCCTCACGGACGAGATCGAGCCATATGGCCATATCGTGGTCGCTTTTATAACCAGTAGATTATCGAGCGAGCCGTCGGTAACTGACCTGAATATTGACTCAACCAGTCCGTATTTTGAAACGACGGGGCTGAAAGTGTCGTCGGCCGTCAGGCTTCACAGGCTGATG
This sequence is a window from Acidobacteriota bacterium. Protein-coding genes within it:
- a CDS encoding type II toxin-antitoxin system PemK/MazF family toxin — translated: MKHKIVLVPFPFDDLSSAKVRPAVCLTDEIEPYGHIVVAFITSRLSSEPSVTDLNIDSTSPYFETTGLKVSSAVRLHRLMTISRTMVKRELGELAATQIEAVNERLRKLFAI